One region of Peromyscus eremicus chromosome 4, PerEre_H2_v1, whole genome shotgun sequence genomic DNA includes:
- the Notch1 gene encoding neurogenic locus notch homolog protein 1, with product MPRLLAPLLCLTLLPALAARGRRLRARNFARLSETSAAPYARPGWMGVRAPAARVGSQSGRIGHGSFQASSRMRGSPSPQPLFRVDLPYPEHPKTLEARCGALGLRGPRPGRLNPGSHLGSRSWGSPRGRTGCLRLLLFDLNRIGLRCSQPSGTCLNGGRCEVANGTEACVCSGAFVGQRCQDPNPCLSTPCKNAGTCHVVDRGGTVDYACSCPLGFSGPLCLTPLDNACLANPCRNGGTCDLLTLTEYKCRCPPGWSGKSCQQADPCASNPCANGGQCLPFESSYICGCPSGFHGPTCRQDVNECSQNPGLCLHGGTCHNEVGSYRCACRATHTGPRCEAPYVPCNPSPCQNGGTCRPTGDTTHECACLPGFAGQNCEENVDDCPGNNCKNGGACVDGVNTYNCRCPPEWTGQYCTEDVDECQLMPNACQNGGTCHNTHGGYNCVCVNGWTGEDCSENIDDCASAACFQGATCHDRVASFYCECPHGRTGLLCHLNDACISNPCNEGSNCDTNPVNGKAICTCPSGYTGPACSQDVDECALGANPCEHAGKCLNTLGSFECQCLQGYTGPRCEIDVNECISNPCQNDATCLDQIGEFQCICMPGYEGVYCEVNTDECASSPCLHNGHCVDKINEFLCQCPKGFSGHLCQYDVDECASTPCKNGAKCLDGPNTYTCVCSEGYTGTHCEVDIDECDPDPCHYGSCKDGVATFTCLCQPGYTGHHCETNINECHSQPCRHGGTCQDRDNAYLCLCLKGTTGPNCEINLDDCASNPCDSGTCLDKIDGYECACEPGYTGSMCNVNIDECAGSPCHNGGTCEDGIAGFTCRCPEGYHDPTCLSEVNECNSNPCIHGACRDGLNGYKCDCAPGWSGTNCDINNNECESNPCVNGGTCKDMTSGYVCTCREGFSGPNCQTNINECASNPCLNQGTCIDDVAGYKCNCPLPYTGATCEVVLAPCATSPCKNSGVCKESEDYESFSCVCPTGWQGQTCEIDINECVKSPCRHGASCQNTNGTYRCLCQAGYTGHNCESDIDDCRPNPCHNGGSCTDGINMAFCDCLPGFQGAFCEEDINECASNPCRNGANCTDCVDSYTCTCPAGFNGIHCENNTPDCTESSCFNGGTCVDGINSFTCLCPPGFTGSYCQYDVNECDSRPCLHGGTCQDSYGTYKCTCPQGYTGLNCQNLVRWCDSAPCKNGGKCWQTNTQYHCECRSGWTGFNCDVLSVSCEVAAQKRGIDVTLLCQHGGLCVNKEDKHYCHCQAGYTGSYCEDEVDECSPNPCQNGATCTDYLGGFSCKCVAGYHGSNCSEEINECLSQPCQNGGTCIDLTNTYKCSCPRGTQGVHCEINVDDCHPHLDPASRSPKCFNNGTCVDQVGGYSCTCPPGFVGERCEGDVNECLSNPCDPRGTQDCVQRVNDFHCECRAGHTGRRCESVINGCRGKPCKNGGVCAVASNTARGFICRCPAGFEGATCENDARTCGSLRCLNGGTCISGPRSPTCLCLASFTGPECQFPASSPCVGSNPCYNQGTCEPTSESPFYRCLCPAKFNGLLCHILDFSFTGGAGRDIPPPQIEEACELPECQEDAGNKVCNLQCNNHACGWDGGDCSLNFNDPWKNCTQSLQCWKYFSDGHCDSQCNSAGCLFDGFDCQRTEGQCNPLYDQYCKDHFSDGHCDQGCNSAECEWDGLDCAEHVPERLAAGTLVLVVLLPPEQLRNNSFHFLRELSHVLHTNVVFKRDAQGQQMIFPYYGREEELRKHPIKRSAAAAGWTTSSLLPSTNGGRQRRELDPMDIRGSIVYLEIDNRQCVQSYSQCFQSATDVAAFLGALASLGSLNIPYKIEAVKSETVEPPLPPQLHLMYVAAAAFVLLFFVGCGVLLSRKRRRQHGQLWFPEGFKVSEASKKKRREPLGEDSVGLKPLKNASDGALMDDNQNEWGDEDLETKKFRFEEPVVLPDLDDQTDHRQWTQQHLDAADLRMSAMAPTPPQGEVDADCMDVNVRGPDGFTPLMIASCSGGGLETGNSEEEEDAPAVISDFIYQGASLHNQTDRTGETALHLAARYSRSDAAKRLLEASADANIQDNMGRTPLHAAVSADAQGVFQILLRNRATDLDARMHDGTTPLILAARLAVEGMLEDLINSHADVNAVDDLGKSALHWAAAVNNVDAAVVLLKNGANKDMQNNKEETPLFLAAREGSYETAKVLLDHFANRDITDHMDRLPRDIAQERMHHDIVRLLDEYNLVRSPQLHGTALGGTPTLSPTLCSPNGYLGNLKSATQGKKARKPSTKGLACGSKEAKDLKARRKKSQDGKGCLLDSSSMLSPVDSLESPHGYLSDVASPPLLPSPFQQSPSMPLSHLPGMPDTHLGISHLNVAAKPEMAALAGSSRLAFEPQPPRLSHLPVASSASTVLSTNGTGAMNFTVGAPASLNGQCEWLPRLQNGMVPSQYNPLRPGVASGTLSTQAAGLQHGMMGPLHNSLSTNTLSPMIYQGLPNTRLATQPHLVQTQQVQPQNLQIQPQNLQPPSQPHLSVSSAANGHLGRSFLSGEHSQADVQPLGPSSLPVHTILPQENQALPTSLPSSMVPPMTTTQFLTPPSQHSYSSSPVDNTPSHQLQVPEHPFLTPSPESPDQWSSSSPHSNISDWSEGISSPPTSMPSQITHIPEAFK from the exons CTGCAGCGGGGCCTTCGTGGGCCAACGGTGCCAGGACCCCAATCCGTGCCTGAGCACACCCTGCAAGAATGCTGGAACATGCCATGTTGTGGACCGCGGTGGTACTGTGGACTATGCCTGCAGCTGCCCCCTAGGTTTCTCTGGGCCCCTCTGCCTGACACCTCTGGACAATGCCTGCCTAGCCAACCCCTGCCGCAACGGAGGCACCTGTGACCTGCTCACCCTTACAGAATACAAGTGCCGCTGCCCCCCAGGATGGTCAG gAAAGTCATGTCAGCAAGCCGACCCATGTGCCTCCAACCCCTGTGCCAATGGTGGCCAGTGCCTGCCCTTTGAGTCTTCGTACATCTGTGGCTGCCCTTCCGGCTTCCACGGCCCCACCTGCAGGCAGGACGTCAACGAGTGCAGCCAGAACCCGGGGCTGTGCCTCCACGGAGGCACCTGCCACAACGAGGTCGGCTCCTACCGCTGTGCCTGCCGTGCCACCCATACCGGTCCCCGCTGTGAAGCGCCCTACGTGCCCTGCAACCCCTCACCCTGCCAGAACGGGGGCACCTGCCGCCCTACGGGGGACACCACCCACGAGTGCGCCTGCCTGCCAG GCTTTGCTGGCCAGAACTGTGAAGAAAAtgtggatgactgtccaggaaaCAATTGCAAGAACGGGGGTGCCTGTGTGGATGGCGTGAATACCTATAATTGCCGCTGCCCACCGGAGTGGACAG GTCAGTACTGCACAGAGGATGTGGATGAGTGTCAGCTCATGCCCAACGCCTGCCAGAATGGTGGAACCTGCCACAATACCCATGGTGGCTACAACTGTGTGTGCGTCAATGGCTGGACTGGCGAGGACTGCAGTGAGAACATTGATGACTGTGCCAGCGCTGCCTGTTTCCAGGGTGCCACCTGCCATGACCGCGTGGCCTCCTTCTACTGCGAGTGTCCACACGGGCGCACGG GTCTGCTGTGCCACCTCAACGATGCATGCATCAGCAACCCTTGCAACGAGGGTTCCAACTGCGACACCAATCCTGTCAACGGCAAGGCCATCTGCACTTGCCCCTCTGGGTACACGGGGCCAGCCTGCAGCCAGGACGTGGATGAATGTGCTCTAG GTGCCAACCCCTGTGAGCACGCGGGCAAGTGCCTCAACACACTGGGCTCCTTTGAGTGCCAGTGTCTGCAGGGCTACACAGGGCCCCGCTGTGAGATTGATGTCAATGAGTGCATCTCCAACCCGTGTCAGAATGATGCCACCTGCCTGGACCAGATTGGGGAGTTCCAGTGTATATGTATGCCGG GTTATGAGGGCGTGTACTGTGAGGTCAACACGGACGAGTGCGCCAGCAGCCCCTGCCTGCACAATGGCCACTGTGTGGACAAGATCAACGAGTTCCTGTGTCAGTGCCCCAAAG GCTTCAGCGGGCACCTGTGCCAGTATGATGTGGATGAGTGTGCCAGCACACCTTGTAAGAATGGTGCCAAGTGCCTGGATGGGCCCAACACCTACACCTGCGTGTGCTCAGAAG GTTACACAGGGACCCACTGTGAGGTGGACATTGATGAATGTGACCCTGACCCCTGTCACTATGGTTCCTGCAAGGATGGTGTGGCCAcctttacctgcctctgccagccGGGCTACACAGGCCATCACTGTGAAACCAACATTAATGAATGCCACAGCCAGCCTTGCCGCCACGGGGGCACCTGCCAGGACCGTGACAACGCCTACCTCTGCTTATGCCTCAAGGGAACCACAG GACCCAACTGTGAGATCAACTTGGATGACTGTGCCAGCAACCCCTGCGACTCGGGCACGTGTCTGGACAAGATTGACGGCTACGAGTGTGCCTGTGAGCCAGGCTACACAG GGAGCATGTGCAACGTGAACATTGATGAGTGTGCAGGCAGCCCCTGCCACAATGGGGGTACCTGTGAGGATGGCATCGCGGGCTTCACCTGCCGCTGCCCCGAGGGCTACCATGACCCCACGTGCCTGTCCGAGGTCAACGAATGCAACAGTAACCCCTGCATCCACGGGGCTTGCCGGGATGGTCTCAACGG GTACAAATGTGACTGTGCCCCTGGGTGGAGCGGCACAAACTGTGACATCAACAACAACGAGTGTGAGTCGAACCCTTGTGTCAATGGTGGCACCTGTAAAGACATGACCAGTGGCTACGTGTGCACCTGCCGAGAAGGCTTCAGTG GCCCTAACTGCCAGACCAATATCAATGAGTGTGCCTCCAACCCCTGCCTGAACCAGGGGACCTGCATCGATGATGTCGCCGGGTACAAGTGCAACtgtcctctgccctacacag GAGCCACGTGTGAGGTGGTGTTGGCCCCATGTGCAACCAGCCCCTGCAAAAACAGTGGGGTGTGCAAGGAGTCCGAGGACTACGAGAGCTTTTCCTGTGTCTGTCCCACCGGCTGGCAGG GTCAAACCTGCGAGATTGACATCAATGAGTGTGTGAAGAGCCCGTGTCGCCACGGTGCCTCCTGCCAGAACACCAACGGCACCTACCGCTGCCTCTGCCAGGCTGGCTACACAGGTCACAACTGTGAGAGTGACATCGATGACTGCCGGCCCA ACCCTTGTCACAATGGGGGTTCCTGCACCGATGGCATCAACATGGCCTTCTGCGACTGCTTGCCCGGCTTCCAGGGTGCCTTCTGTGAGGAGGACATCAATGAATGTGCCAGTAATCCCTGCCGAAACGGTGCCAACTGCACCGATTGTGTGGACAGCTACACGTGCACCTGCCCTGCAGGATTCAATGGCATCCACTGTGAGAATAACACACCTGACTGTACCGAGAG CTCCTGCTTCAATGGTGGCACCTGTGTGGATGGGATCAACTCTTTCACCTGtctgtgtccacctggcttcACCGGCAGCTACTGCCAGTATGATGTCAATGAGTGTGACTCACGGCCCTGTCTGCACGGTGGCACCTGCCAAGACAGTTATGGTACCTATAAGTGCACCTGCCCACAGGGCTACACTGGCCTCAACTGCCAG AACCTCGTGCGCTGGTGCGACTCAGCTCCCTGCAAGAATGGTGGCAAGTGCTGGCAGACCAACACACAGTACCACTGTGAGTGCCGTAGCGGCTGGACTGGCTTCAACTGCGATGTGCTCAGCGTCTCCTGTGAGGTGGCCGCACAGAAACGAG GCATCGATGTCACCCTCCTGTGCCAGCATGGAGGCCTCTGTGTGAACAAGGAAGACAAGCATTACTGCCACTGCCAGGCAGGCTACACGGGCAGCTACTGTGAGGACGAGGTGGACGAGTGCTCACCCAACCCGTGCCAGAACGGAGCCACCTGCACTGACTACCTGGGTGGCTTTTCCTGCAAG TGTGTGGCTGGCTATCACGGATCTAACTGTTCTGAGGAGATCAATGAGTGCCTCTCCCAGCCCTGCCAAAATGGGGGTACCTGCATCGATCTGACCAACACCTACAAGTGCTCCTGCCCCAGGGGTACACAGG GTGTACACTGTGAGATCAATGTTGATGACTGCCATCCCCACCTTGACCCTGCCTCCCGAAGCCCCAAGTGCTTCAACAATGGCACCTGTGTGGACCAAGTGGGTGGCTACAGCTGCACCTGCCCGCCAGGCTTCGTCGGGGAGCGGTGTGAGGGTGATGTCAATGAgtgtctctccaacccctgtgACCCACGTGGCACCCAGGACTGCGTGCAGCGTGTTAATGATTTCCACTGCGAGTGCCGGGCTGGCCACACTG GACGCCGCTGTGAGTCAGTCATCAATGGCTGCAGGGGCAAACCATGCAAGAACGGGGGTGTCTGTGCCGTGGCCTCCAACACTGCCCGCGGATTCATCTGCCGGTGCCCTGCG GGCTTTGAGGGCGCCACGTGTGAGAATGATGCCCGCACTTGTGGCAGCTTGCGCTGCCTCAATGGTGGTACATGTATCTCAGGCCCACGCAgtcccacctgcctgtgcctggcCTCCTTCACCGGCCCTGAGTGCCAGTTCCCAGCCAGCAGCCCCTGTGTGGGTAGCAACCCCTGCTACAATCAGGGCACCTGTGAGCCCACATCCGAGAGCCCTTTCTACCGCTGCCTGTGCCCTGCCAAATTCAACGGGCTGCTGTGCCACATCCTGGACTTCAGCTTCACAGGTGGCGCTGGGCGCGACATTCCCCCGCCACAGATCGAGGAGGCCTGCGAGCTGCCTGAGTGCCAGGAGGATGCAGGCAACAAGGTCTGCAACCTGCAGTGCAATAACCACGCCTGTGGCTGGGATGGTGGTGACTGCTCCCTCAACTTCAATGACCCTTGGAAGAACTGCACTCAGTCCCTGCAATGTTGGAAGTATTTCAGTGATGGCCACTGTGACAGCCAGTGCAACTCAGCCGGCTGCCTCTTTGATGGCTTCGACTGCCAGCGCACCGAGGGACAGTGCAA CCCCCTGTATGACCAGTATTGCAAGGACCACTTCAGTGACGGCCATTGCGACCAGGGCTGCAACAGCGCCGAGTGTGAGTGGGATGGACTGGACTGTGCGGAGCATGTGCCCGAGCGGCTGGCAGCCGGCACGTTGGTGTTGGTGGTGCTGCTCCCACCTGAGCAGCTACGGAACAACTCCTTCCACTTCCTGCGGGAGCTCAGCCACGTGCTGCACACCAACGTGGTCTTCAAGCGTGATGCGCAAGGCCAGCAGATGATCTTCCCCTACTATGGCCGTGAGGAAGAGCTGCGCAAGCACCCGATCAAGcgctccgccgccgccgcgggcTGGACCACCTCTTCGCTGCTTCCCAGCACCAATGGGGGGCGCCAGCGCCGGGAGCTGGACCCCATGGACATCCGAGG ctccATTGTCTACCTGGAGATTGACAACCGGCAATGTGTCCAGTCATACTCACAGTGCTTCCAGAGTGCCACCGATGTGGCTGCCTTCCTGGGCGCGCTTGCTTCACTTGGCAGCCTCAACATCCCCTACAAGATCGAGGCCGTAAAGA GTGAGACGGTGGAGCCTCCGCTGCCCCCGCAGCTGCACCTCATGTACGTGGCAGCCGCTGCCTTCGTGCTCCTGTTCTTTGTGGGCTGCGGGGTACTCCTGTCCCGCAAGCGCCGGCGGCAGCATGGCCAGCTCTGGTTCCCTGAGGGCTTCAAAGTGTCAGAGGCCAGCAAGAAGAAGCGGAGAGAGCCCCTCGGCGAGGACTCTGTCGGCCTCAA gCCCCTGAAGAATGCCTCAGATGGTGCCCTGATGGATGACAATCAGAACGAGTGGGGGGACGAAGACCTGGAGACCAAGAAGTTCCGG TTTGAGGAGCCAGTGGTTCTTCCTGACCTGGATGATCAGACTGACCACAGGCAGTGGACCCAGCAGCACCTGGATGCTGCTGACCTGCGCATGTCTGCCATGGCCCCAACACCACCTCAGGGTGAGGTGGATGCTGACTGCATGGATGTCAATGTCCGAGGACCAG aTGGCTTCACACCCCTCATGATCGCCTCCTGCAGCGGAGGAGGCCTGGAGACAGGCAatagtgaagaagaagaagatgcgCCTGCTGTCATCTCCGACTTCATCTACCAGGGCGCCAGCTTGCACAACCAGACGGACCGCACAGGAGAGACTGCCCTGCACCTGGCTGCCAGATACTCTCGTTCAGATGCTGCCAAGCGCTTGCTGGAGGCCAGTGCAGATGCCAACATCCAGGACAACATGGGGCGCACCCCATTGCATGCAGCTGTTTCTGCAGATGCTCAGGGTGTCTTTCAG ATCCTGCTCCGGAACCGAGCCACAGATCTGGATGCCCGCATGCATGATGGCACAACCCCACTGATCCTGGCTGCCCGCCTGGCCGTGGAGGGCATGCTGGAGGACCTCATCAACTCGCATGCAGACGTCAATGCTGTGGATGACCTAG GCAAGTCGGCCTTACACTGGGCAGCGGCAGTGAACAATGTGGATGCTGCAGTTGTGCTCCTGAAGAATGGTGCCAACAAAGACATGCAGAACAACAAG GAGGAGACTCCCCTGTTCCTGGCCGCCCGTGAGGGCAGCTATGAGACTGCCAAAGTGCTGCTGGACCACTTTGCCAACCGGGACATCACAGATCACATGGACCGACTGCCACGGGACATTGCTCAGGAGCGCATGCACCACGATATCGTGCGGCTACTGGATGAGTACAACCTGGTGCGCAGCCCACAGCTGCATGGCACTGCCCTGGGTGGCACGCCCACCCTATCTCCCACACTCTGCTCGCCCAATGGCTACCTGGGCAACCTCAAGTCTGCCACACAAGGCAAAAAGGCTCGCAAGCCCAGCACCAAAGGGCTGGCCTGTGGCAGCAAGGAAGCTAAGGACCTCAAAGCACGGAGGAAGAAGTCCCAGGATGGCAAGGGCTGCCTGTTGGACAGCTCCAGCATGCTGTCGCCTGTGGACTCCCTTGAGTCGCCTCACGGCTACTTGTCAGACGTGGCCTCaccacccctcctcccctccccattccAGCAGTCTCCATCCATGCCTCTCAGCCACCTGCCTGGTATGCCTGACACCCACCTGGGCATCAGCCACTTGAATGTGGCAGCCAAGCCTGAGATGGCAGCACTGGCCGGAAGCAGCCGGCTGGCCTTTGAGCCACAGCCCCCACgcctctcccacctgcctgtagCCTCTAGTGCCAGCACCGTGCTGAGTACCAATGGCACAGGGGCTATGAATTTCACCGTGGGTGCGCCCGCAAGCTTGAATGGCCAGTGTGAGTGGCTCCCCCGGCTGCAGAACGGCATGGTGCCCAGCCAGTACAACCCACTACGGCCAGGTGTGGCATCGGGCACACTGAGCACACAGGCAGCTGGCCTCCAGCATGGCATGATGGGCCCACTACACAACAGTCTCTCCACCAATACCTTGTCCCCAATGATCTACCAGGGCTTGCCCAACACACGGCTGGCTACGCagccccatctggtgcagacccagcaGGTGCAGCCACAGAACTTACAAATCCAGCCTCAGAATCTGCAGCCACCATCACAGCCACACCTCAGTGTGAGCTCAGCAGCCAATGGGCACCTGGGCCGGAGCTTCCTGAGTGGGGAGCACAGCCAGGCGGATGTACAGCCACTGGGCCCCAGCAGTCTGCCTGTGCACACCATCCTGCCCCAGGAGAACCAGGCCCTGCCCACATCACTGCCATCCTCGATGGTCCCGCCCATGACCACTACCCAATTCCTGACCCCTCCTTCCCAGCACAGCTACTCATCCTCACCTGTGGACAACACCCCCAGCCACCAGCTGCAGGTGCCAGAGCACCCCTTCCTCACCCCATCCCCCGAGTCCCCTGACCAGTGGTCCAGCTCCTCCCCGCATTCCAACATCTCTGATTGGTCCGAGGGCATCTCCAGCCCGCCCACCAGCATGCCGTCCCAGATCACCCACATTCCAGAGGCATTTAAGTAA